In Flexistipes sp., the following proteins share a genomic window:
- a CDS encoding integrase domain-containing protein, translating to MQKVKRNFVGENNLTRKAASFRLATEVVKSANEGTIQKVAQAARMLAEFVNNEYDLKNLAKLESNHMEDFADNLLERLDSGEISRGHATNIISALNSVFNYYYRDDLKISARGYGLNRGTRFNNTDKSISDENHQKFSEYLSDKFNASGDVRYEALRLQVELQRSAGLRFKESALLSGKELRKNNNLEIRKGTKGGQLRTIDSTEAQRKLISDIKNFRKEYNLTRSLIPDNLFFKEWSRFAYNVVKDFKRETGLKYNFHGNRHYYAQKRYKELTGHEPPVKAGFSKKNPVKEEKSFEVRLKISEELGHHRIDITSYYLGRGK from the coding sequence ATGCAAAAAGTAAAAAGAAACTTTGTTGGTGAAAACAATTTAACGCGTAAAGCGGCAAGTTTCAGGCTGGCGACTGAGGTAGTTAAATCTGCCAATGAAGGGACAATCCAGAAAGTAGCGCAAGCTGCAAGAATGTTGGCTGAATTTGTAAACAATGAATATGATTTAAAAAATCTTGCAAAACTCGAATCAAACCATATGGAAGATTTTGCGGATAACCTTTTGGAAAGGCTGGACAGCGGTGAAATATCAAGAGGACATGCAACAAACATAATATCAGCGCTTAATTCCGTATTTAACTATTACTACCGAGATGATCTCAAAATCTCCGCACGGGGGTATGGGCTGAATAGGGGTACAAGATTTAACAACACAGACAAAAGTATATCCGATGAAAATCATCAGAAATTTTCTGAATATCTTTCGGATAAATTTAATGCAAGTGGTGATGTTCGCTATGAAGCTCTGAGATTGCAGGTGGAATTACAGAGAAGTGCAGGGTTGAGATTTAAAGAATCAGCCTTGTTGTCAGGAAAAGAACTCCGTAAAAACAATAATTTGGAAATAAGAAAAGGAACCAAGGGCGGTCAGCTCAGGACAATAGATTCAACAGAAGCCCAAAGAAAATTGATTTCGGATATAAAAAATTTCAGGAAAGAGTATAATCTGACTCGCTCATTAATTCCAGATAACCTTTTTTTTAAGGAATGGAGTAGGTTTGCCTACAATGTCGTAAAAGATTTTAAAAGAGAAACTGGTCTTAAGTATAATTTTCATGGAAACCGCCATTATTATGCACAAAAACGATATAAAGAACTTACTGGTCATGAGCCACCTGTCAAAGCAGGCTTTTCAAAGAAAAATCCCGTTAAAGAGGAAAAGAGCTTTGAGGTGAGACTAAAAATTAGTGAGGAACTTGGACATCACCGCATTGATATCACATCTTATTATCTTGGGAGGGGGAAATGA